One Leeia speluncae DNA segment encodes these proteins:
- a CDS encoding Asd/ArgC dimerization domain-containing protein, whose protein sequence is MTEKTSIAIVGATGLVGNAIVESLNESSLTFDRLFCLATGESVGEEVELKGKFVPVKQLDDFDFSQVNVAIFATPQIVTERYVSRALNKNCRVVRINQTSVGLNEEQLAKLTIDQLGQDVQISSPFINMLKPIVEVLDEENGISALDITLSLPAASKGKSAVEELAQQTVALFNSQDVEVAAFPVRAAFNTIPHVGRLDSCATSSFEIELENSIASLLEEEATISVFASHVPVFYGATAKIVIDLKYPLETKTWKTLLETADQLSIIDEAKPGGYMTPVDAVGKEQVFVSRVRQVSESRCICYLALDPVANVVKTVVNLLELIEGNTIEE, encoded by the coding sequence ATGACAGAAAAGACATCTATTGCGATTGTTGGGGCAACTGGTTTGGTTGGTAATGCAATTGTTGAATCCCTAAATGAGTCATCACTCACTTTTGACCGCTTGTTTTGCTTGGCAACCGGTGAGTCTGTTGGCGAAGAGGTTGAGTTAAAGGGAAAGTTTGTTCCAGTTAAGCAATTGGATGATTTTGATTTCTCGCAAGTGAATGTAGCAATTTTTGCTACCCCACAAATTGTGACAGAAAGATATGTTTCTAGAGCATTGAATAAAAACTGTCGGGTCGTGCGCATTAACCAAACGTCAGTTGGATTAAATGAAGAGCAATTGGCGAAATTAACTATCGACCAACTTGGGCAGGATGTTCAGATTTCCTCCCCATTTATTAATATGCTCAAGCCAATCGTCGAAGTGCTAGATGAAGAAAATGGCATTAGTGCGCTTGATATAACTTTGTCATTACCAGCCGCATCTAAAGGGAAAAGTGCGGTTGAAGAATTAGCTCAGCAAACGGTTGCATTATTCAATAGTCAGGATGTGGAAGTTGCCGCTTTCCCAGTTCGCGCTGCATTTAATACGATTCCTCATGTAGGGCGTTTGGACAGTTGTGCGACATCATCATTTGAGATAGAACTAGAAAACTCTATTGCTTCTTTATTAGAAGAAGAGGCGACGATTAGTGTTTTTGCATCTCACGTACCTGTTTTTTATGGTGCAACTGCAAAAATTGTCATCGATTTAAAATATCCTCTTGAAACCAAAACGTGGAAAACGCTACTAGAAACAGCTGATCAACTCTCTATTATTGATGAAGCAAAACCGGGTGGTTATATGACGCCCGTGGATGCGGTTGGTAAAGAGCAGGTATTTGTCTCCCGCGTTAGACAGGTAAGTGAATCTAGATGCATTTGCTATTTAGCCTTGGATCCTGTTGCAAATGTGGTTAAAACTGTTGTTAATTTGCTTGAGTTAATCGAGGGTAATACGATCGAAGAATAA
- a CDS encoding FimV/HubP family polar landmark protein produces MPVKAKIKATAIAAALAMLPTGLFAAGLGKLTVLSGLGQPLSAEIELITSPSDDVSNFTVRLASADAFKDARIEYPSYLTGARFTIERKANRSYIRVTTSQSVNEPFVDMLLELGWPSGKMVKEFTALLDPVDYAAPAISSGSTSVTLPKSGKVNASKQKAPKVRSNANLASDVPVEKVAKKLKAEAPEKTDEPASGDGSYKVKRGDTLAEIASENKAPGVNLDQMLVALYRANPSAFDRQNMNRLKVGSVLKLPSSGDISSISANEAHKEVQAHSSDWQSYKTKLAGMVAEKSEPTESSSAKATGKIAPKVEDKAAPKATGTKDVVKLSQSELGAAAGKDSSKIKNLQKQIDALQDESIAKEKSAKESSARIAELEKMNKQLKELLEMKNAAGAKIEKGAEATVKKNEEVVASKATPEVVASKPAETVASTVESTASQEAIASVEKPKPAKKKVFIAPEPEPETSPMDILLDNLPLVGGGVGAIALLGGLLVWRRRKTTAFADSIITGSDLRANTNIGSTGGAIINTGATENSFLTDFSREGLGAIDTDEVDPIAEAEVYLAYGRDPQAEEILKDALVKDPARQEVRLKLMEIYFNRKDVDNFEVHAKELNALTQGQGANWTKASEMGRMIDPSNSLYGIASGAAAVIASSVSEDVDHLDPFADLMAANAAEPQSEEMMDFHSDVDDVASAPSLEDDALDFGAAVEDTPAPEVDDKVMLDFDLGSFAADVPEVAEVEEEIASADEDGLDMLSFDAIEEPELALPETSEPDLLMEDLGGVEVNLDDELPVLEAEEPTSAEEIKSDDSLLDFDFDLGDALTEDKPNEEPPVLNTAELKEDEAPDFDFSFDGFDEPSVSEGAPETSLESTETSDFDLDSISLDLGESESSEISGFDDVQGDDPVSTKLDLAKAYVEMGDHEGAREILEEVVAEGSSAQQDEARSIISTLS; encoded by the coding sequence GTGCCGGTTAAAGCTAAAATAAAAGCCACAGCAATTGCAGCGGCATTGGCAATGTTGCCAACAGGCTTATTTGCTGCAGGGCTAGGAAAGCTAACTGTGCTTTCAGGTCTAGGGCAACCCCTAAGTGCGGAGATTGAGTTAATCACTTCGCCCTCTGACGATGTTTCTAATTTCACAGTTAGATTGGCTTCGGCAGATGCATTTAAAGATGCTCGAATTGAATATCCTTCCTATCTTACAGGCGCCAGATTCACAATCGAGCGTAAAGCAAATCGTTCATACATTCGTGTGACGACTAGTCAGTCGGTAAATGAGCCATTTGTAGATATGTTATTAGAGTTGGGTTGGCCATCAGGGAAAATGGTCAAAGAATTTACAGCCCTACTTGATCCAGTAGATTACGCGGCGCCTGCGATTAGTTCTGGCTCTACTTCCGTTACGTTGCCTAAATCAGGCAAAGTTAATGCTTCAAAGCAAAAAGCACCTAAAGTAAGAAGTAATGCGAACTTGGCATCTGATGTCCCTGTTGAAAAAGTGGCCAAGAAACTTAAGGCTGAAGCGCCAGAGAAAACAGATGAACCAGCAAGTGGGGATGGAAGCTATAAGGTGAAGCGTGGAGATACCTTAGCTGAGATCGCTTCTGAAAATAAAGCCCCTGGTGTGAACTTAGATCAAATGCTCGTTGCTTTATATAGAGCAAACCCTAGTGCATTTGACCGACAAAATATGAACCGTCTAAAAGTGGGTAGCGTACTAAAACTACCTTCTAGCGGAGATATTAGTTCAATTAGCGCAAATGAAGCGCACAAAGAGGTTCAAGCGCATTCTTCCGATTGGCAATCGTATAAAACAAAACTAGCCGGAATGGTGGCAGAGAAGTCTGAGCCAACAGAATCATCTAGTGCAAAAGCAACTGGGAAAATTGCGCCAAAAGTTGAAGATAAAGCTGCTCCAAAGGCAACTGGTACAAAAGATGTTGTCAAACTATCCCAATCTGAATTAGGTGCTGCTGCAGGCAAAGATTCCTCTAAAATCAAGAACTTGCAAAAGCAAATTGATGCTTTACAAGATGAATCTATAGCCAAAGAAAAATCAGCTAAAGAAAGTTCAGCGAGAATTGCCGAACTTGAAAAAATGAACAAACAACTCAAAGAGTTGCTTGAAATGAAAAATGCAGCTGGCGCTAAGATTGAAAAAGGCGCCGAAGCGACTGTGAAGAAAAATGAAGAGGTTGTAGCCTCTAAAGCAACGCCTGAAGTTGTTGCTTCAAAACCAGCTGAAACAGTCGCTTCTACTGTTGAGTCTACTGCTTCACAAGAGGCCATTGCCTCGGTTGAAAAACCAAAACCAGCCAAGAAAAAGGTATTTATTGCACCAGAACCAGAGCCAGAAACTTCTCCAATGGATATCTTGTTAGATAATTTACCGTTGGTAGGTGGTGGTGTAGGTGCGATTGCGTTGCTTGGCGGTTTACTAGTTTGGCGACGCCGTAAAACCACCGCATTTGCTGACAGCATCATCACTGGTAGCGATTTGCGTGCAAATACCAATATTGGTAGTACCGGTGGTGCAATTATTAATACTGGTGCAACAGAAAATTCATTCCTAACTGACTTTAGTCGTGAAGGTTTGGGCGCAATTGATACGGACGAAGTTGACCCAATTGCTGAGGCAGAAGTTTATCTGGCATATGGACGTGATCCGCAAGCCGAAGAAATTCTTAAAGATGCACTTGTTAAAGATCCTGCTAGACAAGAAGTACGTCTAAAACTGATGGAAATCTACTTTAATCGTAAAGATGTAGATAACTTTGAAGTGCATGCAAAAGAGCTGAATGCATTAACGCAAGGTCAAGGAGCGAATTGGACTAAAGCCTCTGAAATGGGTCGTATGATCGATCCAAGTAATAGTCTTTATGGCATCGCGTCTGGCGCTGCTGCAGTAATCGCATCATCAGTATCTGAAGATGTGGATCACTTAGATCCATTTGCAGATCTAATGGCTGCAAATGCTGCAGAGCCTCAATCTGAAGAAATGATGGACTTCCACTCAGATGTGGATGATGTCGCTAGTGCGCCTTCGCTAGAGGACGATGCGTTGGACTTTGGTGCAGCAGTGGAAGATACCCCTGCGCCTGAAGTTGATGATAAAGTCATGCTAGATTTTGATTTAGGCTCTTTTGCCGCTGATGTACCTGAGGTTGCTGAAGTTGAAGAAGAGATTGCTTCTGCTGATGAAGATGGCTTGGACATGCTTTCTTTTGATGCAATCGAAGAACCAGAATTAGCGCTTCCAGAGACCTCTGAACCAGATCTTCTGATGGAAGATCTTGGCGGGGTTGAGGTTAATCTCGATGATGAACTGCCTGTGCTAGAAGCTGAAGAGCCAACTTCGGCAGAGGAAATTAAATCTGATGATAGTTTGTTAGATTTTGACTTTGACCTTGGTGACGCTTTAACTGAAGATAAGCCGAATGAAGAGCCCCCTGTGCTCAATACTGCCGAACTTAAAGAAGATGAGGCCCCTGATTTTGACTTCTCTTTCGATGGTTTTGACGAGCCATCGGTTTCGGAAGGTGCACCAGAGACTTCGTTAGAATCGACAGAAACTTCTGATTTTGATTTGGATTCAATTAGTTTAGATCTTGGTGAGTCAGAATCAAGCGAGATCTCGGGTTTTGATGATGTACAAGGTGATGATCCAGTCTCTACAAAACTAGACTTGGCAAAGGCATATGTTGAAATGGGGGATCACGAAGGTGCGAGAGAAATTCTTGAGGAGGTAGTTGCTGAAGGTAGCTCTGCTCAACAAGATGAAGCTAGATCGATCATTTCTACATTAAGCTAA
- the truA gene encoding tRNA pseudouridine(38-40) synthase TruA, producing MRWAIGVEYRGTRFAGWQRQPDCLSVQEHLEFAIEKIAGHPVQVYAAGRTDRGVHASMQVVHFDVNCERSDNAWVRGVNSFLTQDVAVLWSRAVPEEFHARFSAVKRHYRYFIYSHPVRPTLLANQVGWTHQSLKLDEMQRAASYMLGTHDFSAFRSSECQAKSPIKHLEEFSIELAAVQPSSGVLYEAKLTANAFLHHMVRNLIGAAVFVGAGNRPSIWMQELLQAKKREFAAPMFAADGLYLAGVLYPDEFLLPSWNETSRLAW from the coding sequence ATGCGTTGGGCAATTGGTGTAGAGTATCGTGGTACAAGGTTCGCGGGCTGGCAGCGTCAGCCTGATTGTTTGTCCGTACAAGAACACTTAGAATTTGCCATAGAGAAAATAGCAGGGCATCCTGTTCAAGTCTATGCTGCAGGACGAACGGACAGAGGTGTTCATGCATCCATGCAGGTGGTGCATTTTGATGTAAATTGCGAACGCTCGGATAATGCATGGGTGCGTGGTGTTAATTCCTTTTTAACTCAAGATGTTGCTGTTTTATGGTCTCGAGCCGTGCCTGAAGAATTTCATGCTAGATTCTCGGCAGTAAAAAGACATTATCGATATTTCATTTACTCTCACCCGGTCAGACCTACTTTGCTAGCAAATCAGGTTGGTTGGACTCATCAGTCACTAAAGCTTGATGAGATGCAACGAGCTGCTTCATATATGCTAGGAACGCATGATTTTTCTGCGTTTAGATCTAGCGAGTGCCAAGCAAAATCGCCCATCAAGCATTTGGAAGAGTTTTCGATTGAATTAGCTGCAGTTCAACCTTCGTCCGGTGTCTTGTATGAAGCGAAATTGACAGCGAATGCATTTCTTCATCATATGGTCAGAAACTTAATCGGAGCGGCAGTGTTTGTTGGGGCAGGTAATCGCCCTTCAATCTGGATGCAAGAGTTATTGCAAGCGAAAAAAAGAGAGTTTGCCGCACCAATGTTCGCAGCTGATGGGTTGTATTTAGCGGGTGTTTTGTATCCTGATGAGTTTCTTCTTCCGTCATGGAATGAAACTAGTCGTTTGGCTTGGTAA
- a CDS encoding phosphoribosylanthranilate isomerase, translating into MRTRVKICGITNKEDLAAACLAGADAVGFVFYPPSPRAITIEQLLGFIETIPAFVTKVGLFVNESPEVVKETARVLKLDLLQFHGDESADYCQQFNQSYIKAVRVKPGLNLIQYAKEFKNASGLLLDAFVPGIPGGTGEKFDWDLIPTNLDLPVILAGGLDDLNVAEAIQKVKPWAVDVSGGVERQKGLKDHQKIFAFVNAVNQA; encoded by the coding sequence ATGCGTACACGAGTAAAAATTTGCGGTATTACTAACAAAGAAGATCTTGCAGCTGCCTGTCTTGCCGGCGCTGATGCGGTAGGTTTTGTATTTTATCCACCAAGCCCAAGAGCAATCACTATAGAGCAGTTGCTAGGTTTTATTGAAACCATACCCGCCTTTGTTACTAAAGTGGGATTGTTTGTTAATGAATCACCTGAGGTAGTAAAAGAAACTGCGCGAGTATTAAAACTAGATCTTTTGCAGTTTCATGGTGATGAGTCAGCTGATTACTGCCAACAATTTAATCAAAGTTATATTAAAGCAGTTCGAGTAAAACCGGGCTTGAATTTGATACAATACGCTAAAGAATTCAAAAATGCTTCCGGATTGTTGCTTGATGCATTTGTACCGGGCATCCCAGGTGGAACTGGTGAGAAGTTTGATTGGGACTTAATTCCCACTAATTTAGATTTGCCGGTGATTTTGGCGGGTGGTTTAGATGACTTAAATGTCGCTGAAGCTATTCAAAAAGTGAAACCGTGGGCAGTAGATGTCTCTGGCGGAGTAGAACGCCAAAAAGGTTTGAAAGACCATCAAAAAATATTCGCATTTGTAAATGCTGTGAATCAGGCTTAA
- the trpB gene encoding tryptophan synthase subunit beta, whose product MGHQEYYNVPDAKGHFGAYGGIYVAETLMSALEELKQQYEKFKVDPEFQQEFLSELKHFVGRPNPVYHAARWSEVIGGAQIYLKREDLNHTGAHKISNAIGQALLAKRMGKKRVIAETGAGQHGVATATVAARYGMECIVYMGEEDVQRQAPNVFRMKLLGATVVPVSSGSKTLKDALNEAMRDWVTNVDSTFYILGTAAGPHPYPMMVRDFLSVIGKEARAQMLEMTGSLPDYVLACVGGGSNAIGMFHEFLKDESVQLIGVEAGGHGLDSGKHAAPLSAGIPGVLHGARSYLMQDEHGQIIETHSISAGLDYPGVGPEHSWLKDLGRAQYTAVTDDEAMDAFHSLCRFEGIIPALESSHALAEAKKLAATLGKDKKILVNLSGRGDKDINTVAKIAGITL is encoded by the coding sequence ATGGGTCATCAAGAATATTACAATGTACCAGATGCCAAAGGCCATTTTGGTGCGTATGGCGGCATTTATGTTGCAGAAACATTGATGTCAGCGCTTGAAGAGTTAAAGCAGCAATATGAAAAATTCAAAGTTGATCCAGAGTTTCAACAAGAGTTTCTAAGTGAGTTAAAACATTTTGTTGGCCGCCCAAACCCTGTTTATCATGCAGCCCGTTGGTCTGAAGTTATTGGTGGTGCGCAAATCTACCTAAAGCGCGAAGACTTAAATCATACTGGTGCTCACAAAATATCAAATGCAATTGGTCAGGCGTTGCTAGCAAAACGCATGGGTAAGAAGCGTGTGATTGCAGAAACCGGAGCGGGCCAGCACGGTGTTGCAACAGCGACAGTGGCTGCAAGATACGGCATGGAGTGTATTGTTTACATGGGGGAGGAGGATGTTCAGAGACAAGCCCCTAATGTATTCAGAATGAAATTGCTTGGTGCAACGGTTGTTCCAGTCTCTAGTGGTTCCAAAACCCTCAAAGACGCATTGAATGAAGCGATGCGTGATTGGGTAACAAATGTGGATAGTACCTTTTATATTCTTGGTACTGCGGCAGGGCCTCATCCTTATCCAATGATGGTAAGAGATTTCTTGTCTGTCATTGGTAAAGAAGCTAGAGCACAAATGTTGGAGATGACTGGTTCATTGCCAGATTACGTCCTCGCTTGTGTTGGCGGCGGCTCAAATGCTATCGGTATGTTCCATGAGTTTCTAAAAGATGAATCTGTTCAGCTGATTGGTGTAGAAGCTGGCGGGCATGGACTTGATTCAGGCAAGCATGCCGCTCCACTTTCCGCTGGTATTCCAGGTGTTCTACATGGCGCGCGCTCATACTTAATGCAAGATGAGCATGGTCAGATTATTGAAACGCACTCTATCTCTGCAGGTCTTGATTATCCAGGTGTTGGACCAGAACATAGCTGGTTGAAGGACTTGGGACGGGCTCAATATACAGCTGTTACGGATGATGAAGCGATGGATGCTTTTCATTCTCTTTGTCGATTTGAGGGTATAATCCCTGCTTTAGAATCTAGTCATGCATTAGCTGAAGCAAAAAAATTGGCTGCTACACTTGGCAAAGATAAGAAAATTTTAGTGAATTTATCCGGTCGTGGCGATAAAGATATCAATACAGTTGCCAAAATTGCTGGAATCACCCTGTAA
- the trpA gene encoding tryptophan synthase subunit alpha, translated as MSRIEQAFEARAKNKQKVLIPFITAGDPHPDVTLNLMNALVDGGADLIELGIPFSDPMADGPVIQRASERALKHKVGLVHVLEMVRAFRESNKTTPVVLMGYANPIERMGYDTFASEASKAGVDGVLVVDLPPEESDKFVETLAPHQIAPIYLLAPTTPEFRVKAIAERAKGYVYYVSLKGVTGAAHVDYSAVGDRMPELKKYLNVPVGVGFGISDGQGAAAVAKVADAVIIGSRLVKEIESSSPETMADNLRVLVSSIRTAMDEATA; from the coding sequence ATGTCTAGAATTGAACAAGCCTTCGAGGCTCGTGCCAAAAACAAACAAAAAGTACTTATTCCATTTATTACAGCAGGTGATCCACATCCAGATGTGACGCTAAACTTAATGAATGCTTTGGTAGATGGTGGGGCTGATTTAATTGAATTAGGTATTCCATTTTCTGATCCAATGGCTGATGGTCCAGTGATTCAGCGAGCAAGTGAACGCGCGCTAAAACATAAAGTAGGTTTAGTGCATGTTTTAGAGATGGTACGTGCATTTAGGGAAAGTAATAAAACAACGCCAGTTGTCTTAATGGGCTATGCAAATCCTATTGAGCGTATGGGCTACGATACCTTTGCATCAGAAGCATCAAAGGCAGGTGTTGATGGTGTGCTAGTTGTCGATTTGCCGCCAGAAGAAAGTGACAAATTTGTTGAGACCTTAGCGCCACATCAAATTGCACCAATTTATTTGTTGGCGCCAACTACACCTGAATTCAGAGTGAAAGCAATCGCTGAACGTGCAAAAGGTTATGTTTACTATGTTTCGCTGAAAGGGGTAACGGGTGCTGCTCACGTAGATTACAGTGCGGTGGGTGATCGTATGCCTGAATTGAAAAAGTATCTAAACGTACCTGTAGGTGTTGGCTTTGGAATTAGTGATGGACAAGGTGCTGCTGCGGTTGCAAAAGTAGCGGATGCTGTCATTATCGGTTCAAGATTAGTGAAAGAGATTGAAAGCAGTTCACCGGAAACGATGGCTGACAATCTTCGTGTATTGGTATCGTCAATTCGTACAGCAATGGATGAAGCGACAGCATAA
- the accD gene encoding acetyl-CoA carboxylase, carboxyltransferase subunit beta produces the protein MSWLQKLLPPKIKSKPAGSKTVVPEGLWSKCSACEAVLYRTDLENNQHVCPKCGHHNPLTARQRLDLLLDTEGRFEIGAGVMPVDSLKFKDSKKYPDRLSAAQNDTGETDALVVMQGAIHRQPIVIAAFEFKFIGGSMGSVVGERFVQGVNAAVELGVPFMCVSASGGARMQEGLSSLMQMSKTSAALTRLSAKGLPFISLLTDPTMGGVSASFAFLGDVVIAEPGALIGFAGPRVIEQTVRETLPEGFQRSEFLLEHGAIDMIVDRRELSRRVAELISLLQKNPPLDA, from the coding sequence ATGAGCTGGTTACAAAAACTGCTACCGCCAAAAATCAAAAGTAAACCAGCGGGTAGCAAGACAGTTGTCCCAGAAGGACTATGGAGTAAATGCTCGGCCTGTGAAGCAGTTTTATATCGCACAGACCTAGAAAATAATCAGCATGTTTGTCCAAAATGTGGGCACCATAATCCATTAACGGCTCGTCAACGTCTAGATTTACTGTTAGATACTGAAGGTCGATTTGAGATTGGTGCAGGTGTCATGCCTGTAGATAGCCTTAAGTTTAAAGATAGCAAAAAATACCCAGATCGTTTATCTGCGGCTCAGAACGACACCGGAGAAACAGATGCATTGGTTGTGATGCAAGGTGCAATTCATCGCCAGCCGATTGTCATTGCCGCTTTTGAGTTTAAGTTCATTGGTGGATCAATGGGCTCTGTTGTAGGTGAGCGCTTTGTCCAAGGTGTAAATGCAGCTGTCGAGCTAGGCGTTCCTTTTATGTGTGTTTCTGCATCAGGTGGAGCACGCATGCAAGAAGGTCTTTCATCTTTGATGCAGATGTCTAAAACCAGTGCTGCCTTGACGAGATTATCAGCAAAAGGTCTACCTTTTATTTCCTTGCTGACAGACCCAACAATGGGTGGGGTTTCTGCTAGTTTTGCCTTCTTAGGTGACGTAGTGATTGCTGAGCCAGGTGCGTTAATTGGCTTTGCTGGTCCACGTGTGATTGAGCAAACGGTGAGAGAAACCTTGCCTGAAGGTTTTCAACGTTCAGAATTCTTACTAGAACATGGTGCGATCGACATGATTGTTGATCGACGCGAGTTAAGCCGCCGTGTTGCAGAGTTGATTTCCTTGTTGCAAAAGAATCCTCCTTTGGATGCCTGA
- the folC gene encoding bifunctional tetrahydrofolate synthase/dihydrofolate synthase: MTKSITFEEYGVEQWLSHLEALHADVIDLGLSRVRQVVEQMNLKPSVPVIIVGGTNGKGSTCAMIERIYAAAGYKTGVYSSPHLIRYHERVRINLAQVDDQALSKSFLAIEKGRGDIPLTYFEFGTLSAVSAFVDAGVDVIILEVGLGGRLDAVNVFEPDCTVITSIDLDHQAFLGNTREEIGFEKAGIFREGIPAICVDPAPPQSMIDHANSINAQWLPLNMQEGGLGYRRMDNQWNAWCLDRAYRSLPIPALRGSYQLNNATASIAAISTLQNRLPVSMGAIRRGLLEVELPGRFQVLPGQPQVIVDVGHNPHAARALSQNLKQLQYAEKTIAVCGMMSDKDVLSVIDLLKTDIDIWYTASLPAPRGASGASLASAITDIGGTAYSFDSPILAWQAAKEMAGERDRILVFGSFVTVGDVLTEINKK; encoded by the coding sequence ATGACCAAAAGCATAACGTTTGAAGAGTATGGTGTTGAACAATGGCTATCACATCTGGAAGCATTGCATGCAGATGTGATTGACCTAGGGTTAAGTCGAGTTCGTCAAGTAGTTGAACAGATGAATCTTAAGCCTAGCGTGCCAGTGATTATTGTCGGTGGAACCAATGGTAAGGGTTCAACCTGTGCGATGATCGAACGCATTTATGCTGCTGCCGGTTATAAAACGGGTGTCTATAGTTCACCTCACTTGATTCGCTATCACGAACGTGTTCGTATCAATTTGGCGCAAGTTGATGATCAAGCACTTTCGAAATCATTTCTAGCGATTGAAAAGGGTAGAGGCGACATTCCATTAACTTATTTTGAGTTTGGAACGCTATCAGCTGTGTCAGCATTTGTTGATGCGGGTGTTGATGTCATTATCTTAGAGGTTGGTCTTGGCGGTCGTTTAGATGCGGTCAATGTGTTTGAACCTGATTGTACTGTCATCACCAGCATTGATTTGGATCATCAAGCCTTTTTGGGAAATACGCGGGAAGAAATTGGTTTTGAAAAAGCTGGTATCTTCCGAGAAGGTATTCCTGCCATATGCGTTGATCCAGCTCCCCCCCAATCAATGATTGATCATGCAAATTCGATTAATGCACAGTGGTTGCCATTGAATATGCAGGAAGGTGGATTGGGATACCGTAGGATGGATAATCAATGGAACGCGTGGTGTCTAGACCGCGCTTATCGTTCTTTACCCATTCCCGCTTTACGCGGTAGTTATCAGTTAAATAATGCCACAGCATCAATTGCTGCTATTTCAACACTGCAAAATCGATTGCCTGTTTCAATGGGGGCAATCAGAAGAGGTTTGCTAGAGGTTGAGTTGCCTGGACGTTTTCAGGTACTTCCCGGTCAGCCGCAAGTAATTGTGGATGTTGGACATAACCCTCATGCAGCTAGAGCGTTATCTCAAAATTTAAAACAATTACAATATGCAGAAAAAACAATCGCCGTTTGTGGAATGATGTCTGATAAAGATGTGCTTTCTGTCATTGATTTATTAAAGACGGATATCGATATTTGGTATACCGCTTCACTGCCTGCACCAAGAGGTGCTTCCGGTGCTTCCCTGGCTAGCGCAATTACAGATATCGGTGGAACCGCTTATTCATTTGATAGTCCTATCCTTGCATGGCAAGCAGCAAAGGAAATGGCCGGCGAACGTGATCGCATATTGGTATTTGGTTCATTTGTGACTGTCGGTGATGTGTTGACAGAAATTAATAAAAAATAA
- a CDS encoding SPOR domain-containing protein — translation MNDKVSKIQSLNEEQQQIKKRARRRLVGAIALVLVMVIVLPMVLDNQPKAVNQDVKIEIPDQNSSNLPALATAEQGASEATAIDETSVVTASETPVQSTVAAVPQDTTAVTPPPVDKAAENAGLAEAQKKQSQLEEAKKQAAEQKVAEEKKKQQIELAKANKEKQDALAALQSTKPTSNVENSASKSEKPKKPFAVQFAALNDGSKAKELLQKLSGHGIKAFVVTVHTDKGEFSKVRAGPYNSREEAEFVKKKAEAAGLPALIIVNQ, via the coding sequence ATGAATGATAAGGTTTCCAAGATCCAGAGCTTAAATGAAGAGCAGCAACAAATTAAGAAGCGTGCTCGACGTCGCCTAGTTGGTGCTATCGCACTTGTATTGGTCATGGTAATCGTATTGCCAATGGTGCTAGATAATCAGCCAAAAGCGGTCAATCAAGATGTAAAGATTGAAATTCCTGATCAAAATTCATCTAACTTACCTGCTCTTGCAACTGCAGAACAAGGCGCCAGTGAAGCAACTGCAATAGATGAAACCTCTGTCGTTACCGCGTCTGAAACGCCTGTTCAATCTACAGTTGCTGCTGTGCCGCAAGATACAACTGCTGTCACACCACCACCAGTTGATAAAGCCGCGGAGAATGCTGGACTAGCAGAAGCGCAGAAAAAGCAGTCACAGCTTGAAGAGGCAAAAAAACAAGCTGCTGAACAAAAAGTAGCGGAAGAAAAGAAAAAGCAGCAAATTGAATTAGCTAAAGCAAATAAAGAAAAGCAGGATGCGCTAGCAGCGTTGCAATCCACTAAGCCTACATCTAACGTAGAAAATAGTGCGTCAAAATCAGAAAAACCTAAAAAGCCATTTGCTGTTCAATTTGCAGCTTTAAATGATGGTTCTAAAGCTAAAGAGTTGCTACAAAAACTGTCTGGACATGGAATTAAAGCGTTTGTAGTTACTGTTCATACTGATAAGGGTGAATTTAGCAAGGTTAGGGCAGGGCCTTACAATTCGCGCGAAGAGGCTGAATTTGTCAAGAAAAAAGCGGAAGCAGCAGGATTGCCAGCTTTGATCATTGTTAATCAATAA